One window of the Desulfovulcanus ferrireducens genome contains the following:
- the secE gene encoding preprotein translocase subunit SecE: MAKKKKKEVVENKSLLQEKIQNLRDFFEESKGELKKVTWPTKKETLTTSAAVLLLVLVVSLYLGLVDLALAKIIEALLS; the protein is encoded by the coding sequence ATGGCCAAAAAAAAGAAAAAAGAAGTAGTTGAAAATAAAAGTCTCCTTCAGGAAAAAATCCAGAACTTAAGAGATTTTTTTGAAGAGTCCAAAGGAGAACTGAAAAAAGTTACCTGGCCGACAAAGAAGGAGACATTGACAACAAGCGCGGCAGTTTTGCTTCTTGTTTTAGTAGTTTCACTTTATTTGGGCCTTGTGGATCTTGCCCTGGCCAAAATTATAGAAGCTCTATTATCTTAA
- the nusG gene encoding transcription termination/antitermination protein NusG — translation MNPEKPKARWYIVHTYSGYEQRVEQTIKEMIRTGQDQGLIEDVIVPTEKVVELVKGQKKTSTRKFFPGYVLVKMIFNEHSWHLVQSIPRVTGFIGGKNRPTPLSDKEAERILATVVQRQEQPRPKFHFERGDQIRVIDGPFANFDGVVEEVNYDKGKLKVTVSIFGRQTPVELDFVQVTKS, via the coding sequence ATGAATCCAGAGAAACCAAAGGCCAGATGGTATATTGTTCATACCTACTCTGGGTATGAACAAAGAGTCGAGCAAACAATTAAAGAAATGATCAGAACCGGACAGGATCAGGGCCTGATTGAGGATGTCATAGTGCCCACTGAAAAAGTGGTCGAACTGGTTAAGGGCCAGAAAAAAACCTCAACCAGAAAATTTTTCCCTGGTTACGTTCTGGTTAAGATGATTTTTAATGAACATTCTTGGCATTTGGTTCAGTCCATACCAAGAGTAACGGGTTTTATTGGCGGTAAAAACAGGCCAACTCCCCTGTCAGATAAAGAAGCTGAAAGGATACTGGCCACAGTCGTGCAGAGGCAAGAGCAGCCAAGGCCAAAATTTCATTTTGAAAGGGGAGACCAAATTAGGGTAATAGATGGTCCTTTTGCTAACTTTGATGGCGTAGTTGAAGAAGTAAATTATGATAAAGGGAAATTAAAGGTAACAGTTTCCATATTTGGACGCCAAACCCCGGTTGAGTTAGATTTTGTTCAGGTTACCAAAAGCTGA
- the rplA gene encoding 50S ribosomal protein L1 encodes MPKHGKKYRKAKERIDTAKRYAVEEAVKLALETAYANFDETVDIAVRLGVNPKYSDQMVRGAVTLPHGLGKDVKVLAFCKGEKEAEAKEAGADFVGGEDLVEKIKSGWLEFDKAVATPDMMAHVGKIGRILGPRGLMPNAKTGTVTFDLANAIKELKAGKVEFKVDKAGVVHAPLGKVSFGPEKILENLKALVDTLQRLKPASAKGTYFRGMAVSTTMGPGVKIDTSSIRNLLD; translated from the coding sequence ATGCCTAAGCATGGAAAAAAATATAGAAAAGCAAAGGAAAGAATCGATACAGCAAAAAGATATGCTGTAGAAGAAGCGGTTAAACTGGCACTGGAAACTGCCTATGCCAATTTTGATGAGACAGTTGATATTGCTGTTCGTTTAGGTGTCAATCCTAAATATTCTGATCAAATGGTCCGAGGCGCAGTAACTCTCCCACATGGACTAGGTAAAGATGTAAAAGTCCTTGCCTTTTGTAAAGGAGAGAAAGAAGCCGAGGCCAAAGAGGCAGGCGCTGATTTTGTAGGTGGCGAGGATTTGGTTGAAAAAATTAAGTCTGGCTGGCTAGAATTTGATAAGGCTGTTGCTACACCTGACATGATGGCTCATGTGGGTAAAATTGGCCGCATATTAGGACCACGCGGTCTGATGCCTAATGCCAAAACAGGTACAGTAACATTTGATTTGGCTAATGCGATTAAAGAGTTGAAAGCAGGTAAAGTAGAGTTTAAGGTTGATAAAGCAGGCGTTGTGCATGCTCCTTTGGGCAAAGTATCTTTTGGCCCTGAAAAAATTCTGGAAAACCTAAAAGCATTAGTCGATACTTTACAGAGATTAAAACCAGCATCAGCCAAAGGAACCTATTTTAGAGGCATGGCTGTATCTACTACCATGGGGCCAGGAGTCAAGATAGATACGAGTTCCATTAGAAATCTGTTAGACTAG
- the rpmG gene encoding 50S ribosomal protein L33, giving the protein MRVNILLACSACKRRNYATTKNKRNTTSKLELKKFCPFCGKHTLHKETK; this is encoded by the coding sequence ATGCGTGTGAACATCCTTCTCGCCTGCAGTGCGTGTAAAAGAAGAAATTACGCTACAACTAAGAATAAGAGAAATACCACATCAAAGCTGGAGCTCAAGAAATTCTGTCCTTTTTGTGGGAAACATACTCTGCATAAAGAGACCAAGTAA
- the tuf gene encoding elongation factor Tu, with translation MSKAKFERKKPHVNIGTIGHIDHGKTTLTAAITKALSMRGAAEFVAFDQIDKAPEEKERGITIATAHVEYETDKRHYAHVDCPGHADYIKNMITGAAQMDGAILVVAATDGPMPQTREHILLARQVGVPSLVVFLNKVDLVDDPELLELVELEVRELLSKYGFPGDEIPVIQGSALKALEADSADSEDVKCIYELMDACDEYIPEPQRDIDKPFLMPIEDVFSISGRGTVVTGRVERGIIKVGDEVEIVGMKETMKTVCTGVEMFRKILDQGEAGDNVGVLLRGIKRDEVERGQVLAAPGSITPHRKFKAEVYVLNKEEGGRHTPFFSGYRPQFYFRTTDVTGVVTLPEGVEMIMPGDNTTFEVELIAPIAMEKGLRFAIREGGRTVGAGVVSEIME, from the coding sequence ATGAGTAAGGCAAAATTTGAGCGTAAGAAGCCGCATGTAAATATTGGTACAATCGGTCATATTGACCATGGTAAGACCACATTGACAGCAGCGATAACAAAGGCGTTGAGCATGAGGGGGGCTGCTGAGTTTGTAGCTTTTGATCAGATTGACAAGGCACCTGAGGAGAAGGAGAGGGGAATTACCATTGCAACAGCTCATGTTGAGTATGAGACAGATAAGCGTCACTATGCACACGTAGACTGTCCTGGTCATGCTGACTACATCAAGAACATGATTACAGGTGCTGCTCAGATGGACGGAGCTATATTGGTGGTAGCAGCAACAGACGGTCCAATGCCTCAGACCCGTGAGCATATATTGTTGGCCCGTCAGGTAGGAGTACCTAGTCTGGTAGTGTTTTTGAACAAGGTAGATTTGGTAGACGATCCAGAGCTTTTGGAGTTGGTAGAGCTTGAGGTGCGTGAGTTATTGTCCAAGTATGGATTTCCTGGAGATGAGATTCCAGTAATTCAGGGCAGCGCATTGAAGGCGTTGGAGGCAGATAGTGCTGACAGTGAAGATGTAAAGTGCATATACGAGTTGATGGATGCATGTGACGAGTATATCCCAGAGCCTCAACGTGATATAGACAAGCCATTTTTGATGCCAATAGAGGATGTATTTTCAATTTCCGGTCGCGGTACAGTGGTAACAGGAAGGGTAGAGCGTGGTATTATCAAGGTAGGAGATGAAGTAGAGATTGTAGGAATGAAGGAGACGATGAAGACAGTATGTACCGGCGTAGAGATGTTCAGGAAGATATTGGATCAGGGAGAGGCCGGAGATAATGTTGGAGTATTGTTGAGGGGTATTAAGAGAGATGAGGTTGAGCGTGGTCAGGTATTGGCAGCGCCCGGTTCAATTACCCCGCATCGTAAGTTTAAGGCAGAAGTTTATGTATTGAACAAGGAAGAGGGAGGTCGTCATACTCCGTTCTTCTCAGGCTACCGTCCTCAGTTTTATTTCAGGACCACGGACGTAACCGGTGTGGTGACATTGCCCGAGGGAGTAGAGATGATCATGCCTGGTGACAACACCACATTTGAGGTAGAATTAATAGCACCTATAGCCATGGAAAAGGGATTAAGGTTTGCTATCCGTGAAGGCGGTAGGACCGTAGGTGCTGGTGTTGTTTCAGAAATTATGGAGTAG
- the rplK gene encoding 50S ribosomal protein L11, with product MAKKVMAKIKLQIPAGSANPSPPVGPALGQHGVNIMEFCKAFNAKTQDQKGMIIPVVITVYQDRSFTFITKTPPASVLLLKAAKIDKGSGEPNKNKVGKVTRAQVEEIAKIKMPDLTASSMDAAVRTIMGTARSMGIEVEN from the coding sequence ATGGCCAAGAAGGTAATGGCAAAAATTAAATTACAGATTCCAGCAGGATCTGCCAATCCGTCACCTCCGGTTGGCCCGGCACTGGGTCAGCATGGAGTGAACATAATGGAGTTTTGCAAGGCATTTAATGCCAAAACTCAGGATCAGAAAGGAATGATCATTCCTGTAGTGATTACAGTTTACCAAGATCGTTCATTTACCTTTATAACCAAGACACCACCTGCATCTGTACTTTTATTGAAAGCTGCTAAAATTGATAAAGGCTCTGGTGAGCCTAACAAAAATAAAGTAGGTAAGGTAACTAGGGCACAAGTAGAAGAAATTGCCAAAATTAAAATGCCCGATCTTACAGCGAGCAGTATGGATGCAGCGGTCAGAACAATAATGGGGACTGCCCGTAGTATGGGTATTGAAGTAGAAAATTAG
- the rplL gene encoding 50S ribosomal protein L7/L12: MSEVTKEQVIEFISNMTVLELAEFIKELEDKFGVSAAAPVAAVAAVPGAAGGEAGAQEEEKTEFDVVLKEIGGNKIAVIKAVRALTGLGLKEAKAKVDEVPSVIKEAVSKEQAEEAKKQLEEAGAVVELK; the protein is encoded by the coding sequence ATGTCCGAAGTTACAAAAGAACAAGTTATTGAATTTATTTCTAATATGACAGTACTTGAACTGGCAGAGTTCATCAAAGAACTTGAGGATAAATTCGGAGTATCAGCAGCAGCCCCAGTAGCTGCCGTTGCTGCAGTTCCCGGAGCAGCAGGAGGAGAAGCTGGTGCCCAAGAAGAAGAAAAAACCGAATTTGATGTAGTTTTAAAAGAGATTGGTGGTAACAAGATTGCAGTAATCAAAGCTGTAAGAGCACTAACTGGTCTTGGCCTTAAGGAAGCAAAAGCCAAGGTTGATGAAGTGCCTTCAGTAATAAAAGAGGCTGTAAGTAAGGAGCAGGCTGAAGAAGCTAAGAAACAGCTTGAAGAAGCCGGCGCTGTTGTAGAGTTGAAGTAG
- the rplJ gene encoding 50S ribosomal protein L10, which produces MNRAEKAKVIEDLRSKAQKASIAVITDFKGLKVEEMTELRVKLREENVDYQVVKNTLARIAFGETQHEALKDQFQECCAVAFGYDDPVVAAKILVQFAKKSKKFKTKCASLEGKFLEPDALKELSELPSKEQLLAKALGTMNAVPTNFVSLFANLLRNLLYALNAIKEQKEEA; this is translated from the coding sequence GTGAACAGGGCAGAAAAAGCAAAAGTTATTGAAGATTTGCGTTCTAAAGCCCAAAAAGCCAGTATAGCAGTAATTACAGACTTTAAAGGGCTTAAAGTCGAGGAGATGACTGAGCTGAGAGTCAAGCTCAGGGAAGAGAATGTCGACTATCAAGTGGTCAAAAATACATTGGCCAGGATTGCCTTTGGGGAAACTCAGCATGAAGCCTTAAAAGATCAATTTCAAGAATGCTGTGCTGTTGCATTTGGTTATGATGATCCAGTAGTTGCTGCCAAAATTTTGGTTCAATTTGCTAAAAAGAGCAAAAAGTTCAAGACCAAATGTGCATCCCTAGAAGGTAAATTTTTAGAGCCTGATGCCCTTAAAGAACTCTCTGAGTTACCAAGTAAGGAGCAATTACTAGCCAAGGCTTTGGGTACTATGAACGCAGTACCAACCAATTTTGTATCTTTGTTTGCCAATTTACTGCGTAACTTACTTTACGCTTTAAATGCAATTAAAGAGCAAAAAGAAGAGGCTTGA